AGAAACAGCGTCGTTTCGGAGCTCTCCCTGAGATCTCGTCTACTCTCTCCCTCTGTCTCTGTCTCTCTGGTCATCTCCCTCTTTCAGTTTTCAGGTCACTCGATAATATATATTCTTTCatatttactattcattttttctattctcttttttttttccctctaaatttaatatttttttccatAAACAAAATTATCTGGCTTCTTTCGGTTTCCAGTTTTGCCCTTCGCCGCCGCTCCCCAATTCGCCGGCACCGGAATCTGCACGCCACCGGTTTGTATTCCCCTCCTGTATATTTCTTGTTTATACGTTTGTGTTTGCATTTTGATAATTTgtcacattttcattttcattttcattttctttttttgctcattgaaaaggaaagatttttttttttggctaagaATTTTTGCTTAAGATTGAGATTATCATGCAGTTGGTGTTTAACGTTAGAATTGTCGAAAATTAGGCTTAGTTTGagaaaaatgtgattttggGATTAATAATTAGAggtattgaatttggaaattgagGAAAATTATCTGACAGAATTTGAGGGCTTTGATAGCTCAGTGGAGGAATATCATTAATTTTACGTTGGAAATTGAAGAAATTTAGATTTTTGTTCTGTTTGGAAGTGTTTAAGTTGAAGACTCACGTTTTCAGAAGTGACATGATTATCATGAGGAGGGCATGAGAAGCTGTATTTTCTCAGGTGGGactgaaattataaattttgacttGTTGGTTAACAAATTTGGAATTTTTAAGGTAGAGGAAGATTATTGTTCCATTTGATTGTGTCACATGGGTGCCAATACAATGCAGGTTTATAGACCTAATTTTAGATGGATTGGCTAGCTAATTATGTATAGAAAGTTAAAGTATCAGGTGGTGCATGATTAGGGCATGTTAAGAAGGAATTTGATACGTGGCTTGTAGAGATGTGGTTTAGACGTGGCTATGACTGGATGTAGATGCATTTATGTTACATGATATGGAAGATGGATGTGCTGCCAAATTTAGAAATAGAGATATGAAGGGCTAGGGCATTGAAATTTTTTAGAGGCAGAGAGTTTTGAAGTTTTAATAGACACATTACACTTATAAGGTTATAGTAATAAGTTGATTTAGTAGGTCGTTATTGGTGTATGGCGGATAATTGACGTGTGGGTTGTTTTGCATGTTGGCCAGCAACTTTTAGGTTTGTTGTGCTTGTAGATTGATGAGTGTGCTGTATTTGCACATAATCTTGTTTTAGTGTGCTGAAGTCAATACTTTTGCTATCTTGTGTATGAGTATGAATTGGTTGGTATGTCAAGTGTACAAAAATCATGTAATGTTCTTGGTCATTATTACAAGAAGTTGCGCTTGACTGTTGAATTCAATCACTGTATATGTCAACTATGGCAAGACAGCTGGACTGACTTTGAAGTTCTGTCAAACCATAAGTGTGGGTAAATGTCTTGACACGTGGTGGGATGTCAGATATTTTCTGTAACTGAGACATTTCGTACTTGCAGACAGAAATTTCAGAAGGCTTACAAATTGGAAAGAATTTATGTTTTTCAGTGTCCAAATATTTCTACGCTTGTAAAATGTTTTGATTGATGGATATGCATTTGGTGGCTTCTGAAGGAAGTCGGGCTATGACATGTAttgataactttttttttttctttctggaTCTTGGAAGTTGAAAGGAATTTTATCCCTGAGGTTCCTTATCATGTTGGGTTTAGTTTCTGAAGAATTCTAAAGTATTCCAACCTTGAAATTTCATAAATGAATgcattcatgattttcttcgtTAGCAAAgcatttgtacttttttttcttaGCAAAGCATCAATTTGTTGTCAACAATTTCAATTATTCCGATCGTCTTTGGCTTGTTTGTATCGGAATAGATGTAACTGGAAGCAGAAATGGATATGCATTCAAGCAACCCTGGTCCAATTGATGATTCTGTCCTTTATGATCAAGATAAGCATGTCTCAGCTGCTGTTTGGGAGGGGCAGGTGACACTGTATATGAATAGTTGTCCATCTttgatttcttcttttgtcGAAATATATCTGCAGATTCTAATTTTAATATCAAACAGGAACGAGGTGCACTTAGGTGCCATGAACATACCTCAAAGCTGGATCGCTGGGTTCTTACTGATAAGCAAATTGAATTGGTAAAGAAGGCTGGATTTGGTTTCTTGAGATTGATACCTGCTATTAGTTTGGATAACCCACTTATCTCTGCGTTGGTTGAGAGATGGAGAAGAGAAACAAACACATTCCATTTCACTGTAGGAGAGATGACAGTGACTCTGGAAGATGTCGCATATTTGCTGGGGCTACCAATTGATGGTGAACCAGTTATAGGTGTTACATATACCACATGTGATGCAGTATGTGTCAAATATTTAGGAAAAGGACCAGATTCTGGGTACACGAGTGGTGGAATGGTGAAACTTAGCTGGTTGAAAGAGAGCTTCTCTCATTGTCCCGAGGATGCTTCAGATGAAGATGTTGAGTGTTACACCCGTGCCTATCTTCTTTATCTTGTTGGTAGCACAATATTTTCAACAACCACTGGTAACAAAGTCCCTGTGATGTACCTTCCGTTGTTTGAAGACTTTGAAGAAGCAGGGAAATATGCATGGGGTGCAGCAACATTATCTTTTTTGTATAGAGCGCTTGGTAATGCCTCATTGAAATCTCAGAGCACAATTAGTGGTTGCTTAACTCTGCTACAGGTCAGTTGAAGCTGACtagctctctttcttttcttggcttTTGGTACCTAGATATTAGGAAATTCAAGCCTTAGAGAGCAAGCAttgctgtatttctattagttatTTGATGTGGTATGTTGCTTTTCAAAAGATTTAGTTGACAGATTTACCTGTATCTGGAAATCACCTGTTGCAGTGCTGGAGCTACTATCATCTTAATGTTGGTAGACCTCGACTTAAGCATGATCCAATCCATGAATGTTTTCCATTTGTGCTCCGTTGGAAAGGTAAACAAAGTGGTCCAACATCAAATCGTGATGTAGCCTTCTACCGTAAAGCATTGGACTCCCTCAAGGCATCTGACGTAAGTTTGTTATGTGATGCATGTTATTTAATGTTAGAGATCCTTGTCTATTTTCTTGTTATGTGATGCTTGTTGTTTAATGTCACAGATCCTTGtctattttcttgttttgtgaTGTAAGTTTGTTATGTGATGCATGTTGTTTGATGTTACAGACCCTTGTCTATTTTCTTGTTAATTGGTGTAACAAGTAACTTGTTCATGTACAGGTAAATTGGTCTCCTTATACAAATATCGGTCATACTGTTATACCAGTAAATATTATAAATAGTCTCATTCTTGGGAGATCAAAGACAATGTTGATATGCTTTGACAAAGCAGAGAGACACCTTCCAGACCGTTGCCTGAGGCAGTTTGACATGACTCAAACAATCCCAGAAGATGTACAAAAGTGGGAGAGGAAGAGCCGTGGAGTAGATGGCGGGGTAGACCTCTCTTTGAAAATGGAATCAGAGCTCAATGAATGGTCATATCGCCGTCTCCATATTGTTGAGGCTGAAGAAGATGTCGAGGAAAGTGAATACATGCACTGGTACTTGAGAATAACACGCAAGTTGGTTGGTAGGCCCATACCGATCTCATCGGAGTTTCAGAGAATGGTAAGCCTTGTAATTTTCTTATAATGCATGCAATATTAATAAAAACATCACTTACTGTCACTGGCAATTCAATTCTGTTAGTTCAGGATTTTTTGtccacttttttttctttgaattagAGCTGTGTACGATGCTGACATGCATATATGTGGTAATACTATGTATGCATTGATTCTTTGTGCATCTTCTGATTTATTCTTTATCTGCTGATGCGGACTATAGAATGCAGCACTGAGGGACATTGCCCATGTGGCAGATACTCTTTCCACGCATGGGATGGATGACCAACAGATACAGGCAGTGTCAAGAATCAGGTATGTTGCACATGAGTGCTTGAGGGACCAGTTTGGGGTTTCATTGGTGGTGGCCTCCGTGCCAAATGAAGTTGGGAAAAGGACAAGAGGGAAGGAGAAGGTAAGGAGGAAGGGCATGGGAAAacggagaaaaaaagaagacacAGATCATCATAGTTTGTACCGCTTGAATCCCATGGCCAGTCAACTAGTTTCATATCCTgcagaaaatgagcttgatcATGCGCTGCAGTGTCTTCCTCCAAGTGAGACAGAGAATGTACGGGCATCTCTTATGGTTCACAAAGTTGATGAAGTAGAGGTTTGTGATGATTCTAATGAGGTTGATGATTTGCACTTCCGCCATACAGCTGAAGAAGATGACGATGATCAACCTTCACAGGGAGCAAGTGAAAGTGCTGCAGAGTTGCCTTGTACAGCTACTGAGGTTGTTCAACAACCCTCTCTGGAAAGCACTGAGGATGTTGCTCGGCAAGTGGAGGCACATTAATCTGTGTGTCTTTTAATGTTGACTACAAGAGGTatattcttttgaattttatctACCGTCTTACTTATGGATTCTATAACCTCTTTTCTTCGTGGGTTAATGACTCTATCAATTACATTGTCATTTTTGCAGGCATTCTAGGATGATCATCTGCCATGATGAATTGCTCTTTCGTGGAGCCTCGAAATCTTTTAAGCCTCCAAATATCTTGTTATGCCAGGCTGTCTCTGATTAGTTAGGTAGACCGTAATAGTTTCTTCTGTTTACCTGTAGCCTTTCTGGTTGTAATTTAACACAGAAAGGAAtgtgattgtaattcattttGACTTGTcatgttttatatttaaatgaTTAGGTATATTCTTAGTGATTAAGGAATTTTGGTAGCTATTTCTGGCCTTTAATTCATCAATCCCCAGAAGTGGTTTGATGGCATTGCTAAATTATGATAAACTGCTGTGATAACGATGTGATCACTTTCGTTGCTTACTCTCCTTTCACCTCTTCAAGTTGATAATATAATTTATACATGGCTCACAAAACAAGAATCTGTTCATCACTGGGTTCAAGGCTATTAACTCGATAGCCAACCATCGTAGCTGGTATCGTTGCCAATTTCGTCCTCTGCTCTTTTGAGACAGATTTTCTGTTCTTTCATCAGTTTAATAGTGCAGCCTTTTTGGGTCAACCTGGTTTCCTGAATGTCTAATGTACCATTGCGTAATTAGTCTTAATGAATCTCCAAGCTAATATGGACGTAGCTCCAAGGTCCCGATCCTCGAAATTCTCTTTAGCTTTTGACTTGAAATTTTCTTGTGCAAGTGTCATGGTTTTAGAAGCAATTTTCGTGTTAATGCTGTTTTAGAGTTCAAATGTCATTTGATATACAACACTAAGGGTATGGAAGTTTGAATGCTTGCGATCTGATAATTGTTGAAGGAACAGGCATTGTATGATATTTTTGTGTTCATGTAATTCCAGTGAAATGGAGCTGGAGCCCGGAAGGGAAGCTTATTTGTTGTTCATTAAACGATCTGCTAATGCAAATGGCAACACGTTCAAGATTATCTTGGTGTATTAACAGAAATCTGGTGAAATGGAGCTGAAAGGGAAGGTTATTTCTCGTTCACAGATCATCTGATAACTGCAAATGCCAACGTGTTGAAGGAACGTTTGCTGTCTTTGTATGTGAAATGGTGCTGGAAGGGAAGTTCAG
This region of Coffea arabica cultivar ET-39 chromosome 3c, Coffea Arabica ET-39 HiFi, whole genome shotgun sequence genomic DNA includes:
- the LOC113735092 gene encoding protein MAIN-LIKE 2; this encodes MDMHSSNPGPIDDSVLYDQDKHVSAAVWEGQERGALRCHEHTSKLDRWVLTDKQIELVKKAGFGFLRLIPAISLDNPLISALVERWRRETNTFHFTVGEMTVTLEDVAYLLGLPIDGEPVIGVTYTTCDAVCVKYLGKGPDSGYTSGGMVKLSWLKESFSHCPEDASDEDVECYTRAYLLYLVGSTIFSTTTGNKVPVMYLPLFEDFEEAGKYAWGAATLSFLYRALGNASLKSQSTISGCLTLLQCWSYYHLNVGRPRLKHDPIHECFPFVLRWKGKQSGPTSNRDVAFYRKALDSLKASDVNWSPYTNIGHTVIPVNIINSLILGRSKTMLICFDKAERHLPDRCLRQFDMTQTIPEDVQKWERKSRGVDGGVDLSLKMESELNEWSYRRLHIVEAEEDVEESEYMHWYLRITRKLVGRPIPISSEFQRMNAALRDIAHVADTLSTHGMDDQQIQAVSRIRYVAHECLRDQFGVSLVVASVPNEVGKRTRGKEKVRRKGMGKRRKKEDTDHHSLYRLNPMASQLVSYPAENELDHALQCLPPSETENVRASLMVHKVDEVEVCDDSNEVDDLHFRHTAEEDDDDQPSQGASESAAELPCTATEVVQQPSLESTEDVARQVEAH